The following are encoded together in the Desulfobacterales bacterium genome:
- a CDS encoding 4Fe-4S dicluster domain-containing protein produces the protein MEETKTVINLNRTSHDRFRLWPFSQETCLACGLCAGSCPVAGVDGFDPRKLVRMVNLGQADELVEARWPWICTMCAKCVQVCPMDIDIAEMVHSIRSLRDRDKVPGILHKGLTTALKTGNNLGIPTEDFVFILADVAEEIAAEPGFEGFTVPIDQPGSNILTTVHNKLVNTHTEDLKHWWKIFYAAGESWTVPSENWEGCSWGYFTGDDDALKIMTGRIAEHMRHLAAKNLLWCE, from the coding sequence ATGGAAGAAACAAAAACAGTCATCAATCTTAACCGGACATCCCATGATCGTTTCAGGTTATGGCCGTTTTCCCAGGAAACCTGCCTGGCCTGTGGTCTCTGCGCCGGTTCCTGCCCGGTGGCCGGCGTTGACGGGTTTGACCCGCGCAAACTGGTTCGCATGGTCAATCTTGGCCAGGCGGATGAACTCGTCGAAGCACGCTGGCCGTGGATTTGCACCATGTGCGCCAAATGCGTTCAGGTCTGCCCCATGGATATCGATATCGCCGAGATGGTTCACTCGATCCGGTCCCTGCGGGACCGCGACAAGGTGCCGGGCATACTTCACAAGGGGTTGACCACTGCGCTGAAGACCGGCAACAATCTCGGCATTCCCACCGAAGATTTTGTTTTCATCCTGGCGGACGTGGCTGAAGAAATTGCCGCAGAGCCAGGTTTTGAGGGTTTTACGGTCCCCATTGATCAACCCGGCAGCAACATATTAACGACGGTCCACAATAAGCTTGTCAACACCCATACCGAAGACCTGAAGCACTGGTGGAAAATTTTTTATGCCGCCGGAGAAAGCTGGACAGTCCCATCCGAGAATTGGGAAGGCTGCAGCTGGGGATACTTTACCGGGGATGACGACGCGCTTAAAATCATGACCGGCCGCATTGCCGAACATATGCGCCATTTAGCGGCAAAAAATCTCCTGTGGTGCGAGTGA
- a CDS encoding branched-chain amino acid ABC transporter permease, giving the protein MMNIFRWWWGILLMFLFLGVLRMFLPLPFMNEVLIFSIYTMGCNFLLGRVGFISFGQPAYLAVGAYATAFYLFYFGTNAYIGILLGILAGIVVSAAIGPLFVRLRSDYFALVNLALAVIMFYLFEKVLAGITHGDNGLWFLTRMSNTPVLNLGKHSDFFIFVFILAMAIWAFYKYLDDSVYGACCLATKINEDKLKFLGYDSFKIRWLAFIIANTTTALAGSLYAVYFGFVSPDFTSPHRAADPVVVTILGGVGTLYGPIVGAIAYTGMKDLVSGYIANWELFIGLLLVIIMLAGEKGIWGTLEPLLAKIIFRKRTGSGLSKNGDESL; this is encoded by the coding sequence ATGATGAACATATTCAGGTGGTGGTGGGGCATCCTGCTGATGTTTTTGTTCTTGGGAGTCTTGAGGATGTTCCTGCCGCTGCCCTTTATGAACGAGGTTCTGATCTTTTCGATTTATACCATGGGCTGCAACTTCCTGCTGGGCCGGGTCGGGTTTATTTCTTTCGGTCAGCCGGCCTATCTGGCTGTGGGGGCATATGCCACCGCTTTTTATCTATTTTACTTCGGCACCAACGCTTATATCGGCATCCTGCTGGGAATTCTGGCCGGCATTGTTGTTTCCGCAGCCATCGGCCCGTTATTTGTCCGCCTGCGGAGCGATTATTTCGCCCTGGTGAATCTGGCCCTGGCAGTCATCATGTTTTATCTGTTTGAAAAAGTTCTGGCCGGGATTACCCATGGCGACAACGGGCTGTGGTTTTTGACCCGAATGTCCAACACCCCCGTCTTGAATCTCGGCAAACACAGCGATTTTTTTATCTTTGTTTTTATATTGGCAATGGCAATCTGGGCATTTTATAAGTATCTGGACGATTCGGTTTACGGCGCCTGCTGTCTGGCCACCAAGATCAATGAAGACAAATTAAAATTTCTGGGATACGACAGTTTTAAAATCCGCTGGCTGGCGTTTATTATTGCCAACACGACAACTGCGCTGGCAGGCTCCTTATACGCCGTCTATTTCGGTTTTGTGAGCCCTGATTTTACTAGCCCGCACCGAGCCGCTGATCCGGTGGTGGTGACAATCCTAGGCGGCGTCGGCACACTTTACGGCCCCATTGTGGGCGCCATCGCATACACCGGCATGAAGGACCTGGTCAGCGGATATATCGCCAATTGGGAACTTTTTATCGGTCTGCTGCTGGTAATCATCATGCTGGCCGGCGAAAAGGGGATTTGGGGGACACTGGAGCCTTTACTGGCAAAGATCATTTTTCGGAAACGCACCGGGTCGGGTTTATCTAAGAATGGAGACGAGAGTCTATAA
- a CDS encoding hydrogenase iron-sulfur subunit, producing the protein MIKPVLVIGNGTCAVAISETLLQTGIDVIRVSHNANPDTALWCEPKPRPHKIPEVYTAATVVGCSGTVGKFKVRLQSNQQRIDRTVSAIIIAEENRFKANFSLYGLAPGQSILSLTQFNHLVSSASPETDKIKSAIRIVFLSGLILESHPILSEKTMRLCLYLQSEHNIQTYVLAGNLKVAGPGLEDLYWQSKKAGTVYVKFTCDPPQITRTNGSAAFVFTDEITGHCCELTPDVTVVDEMVFPSEHLAHLAEVLKIDRGTEGYVQTDNVRRNRIWTNRKGILAVGPSRGICTETDSLAEAEGAALVVMQLAAAAVDESNDHAVIDPGKCIHCLTCYRLCPHGAVTIDRRPAVAPESCENCGLCAAECPRRAIGASGSGLLNPTGKPLPESGDDAFEPYLIALCCSRSAVPAGKLSRLWGRPHPRQLSVITVPCGAGISNDLIYQLFLQGADGVLILTCHQGNCHSEQGHQHAYDRAAHIKEFFQQIGFEEDRLFVDTIAANMGAEFSERVAFFAETIRKLGPSRLRTC; encoded by the coding sequence ATGATTAAACCGGTCCTGGTAATTGGAAACGGAACTTGCGCCGTTGCTATATCCGAAACGCTTCTACAGACAGGGATTGACGTCATCCGCGTTTCCCATAACGCCAATCCGGACACGGCCCTGTGGTGTGAGCCTAAACCCCGACCCCACAAAATCCCGGAAGTCTATACCGCTGCAACGGTGGTCGGCTGCTCCGGAACGGTGGGCAAATTCAAGGTCCGACTCCAAAGCAATCAACAACGGATCGACCGGACCGTGTCCGCCATTATCATCGCAGAAGAAAACAGGTTCAAGGCGAATTTTTCCCTGTATGGCCTCGCGCCAGGTCAATCCATCCTGTCGCTGACACAATTCAATCACCTGGTCTCGTCAGCATCCCCGGAAACCGATAAAATAAAAAGCGCAATAAGAATCGTTTTTTTGTCGGGTTTGATTCTGGAAAGTCATCCGATTTTATCGGAAAAAACCATGCGACTCTGTCTCTATCTGCAAAGTGAGCACAATATCCAAACATATGTGCTGGCAGGAAATCTGAAAGTCGCCGGCCCCGGCCTTGAGGACCTCTACTGGCAAAGTAAAAAAGCAGGGACCGTTTATGTTAAGTTCACCTGCGACCCGCCTCAAATCACCCGGACAAACGGCAGCGCCGCATTTGTCTTTACTGATGAAATCACCGGCCATTGCTGCGAACTGACGCCGGACGTCACGGTTGTGGACGAGATGGTTTTTCCATCCGAGCATTTAGCGCATCTGGCTGAAGTGTTGAAAATTGATAGGGGCACGGAAGGATATGTCCAGACCGACAATGTCCGCCGCAACCGCATTTGGACGAACCGAAAAGGGATCCTGGCCGTGGGACCGTCCAGGGGAATCTGCACGGAAACTGATTCCCTGGCGGAGGCGGAAGGCGCCGCCCTGGTGGTGATGCAACTGGCAGCCGCAGCTGTCGATGAATCGAACGATCATGCGGTCATTGATCCGGGCAAATGTATTCATTGCCTGACCTGTTACCGTCTCTGCCCCCATGGGGCCGTTACGATTGATAGGCGGCCGGCAGTCGCCCCTGAAAGTTGTGAAAACTGCGGCCTGTGTGCAGCAGAGTGCCCGCGACGCGCCATTGGCGCAAGCGGATCCGGTCTTCTGAATCCAACCGGCAAGCCGTTGCCTGAGTCCGGCGATGATGCCTTCGAACCCTATTTAATCGCGCTGTGCTGCAGCCGATCCGCCGTTCCGGCAGGGAAATTGTCCCGGCTGTGGGGGCGTCCGCACCCCCGGCAGTTGTCGGTTATCACCGTTCCCTGCGGCGCCGGTATTTCGAATGACCTCATATATCAGCTGTTTCTTCAAGGAGCCGACGGCGTCCTCATTCTCACCTGCCACCAGGGGAACTGTCATTCCGAGCAGGGCCATCAACACGCCTATGATAGAGCGGCCCACATCAAAGAATTTTTTCAGCAAATCGGCTTTGAAGAGGACCGGCTTTTTGTAGACACGATTGCAGCGAATATGGGCGCTGAGTTTTCAGAGAGAGTCGCCTTTTTCGCCGAAACGATTCGCAAGCTGGGGCCCAGCCGTTTGAGAACATGTTAA
- a CDS encoding heterodisulfide reductase-related iron-sulfur binding cluster → MQRFGTFTVFDLLIKYITEGRIRLDRSRFKGVATYHDPCNYTRNAEKKFGHGYYEEPRWIMDHCVEEWVDLYPDRHDQFCCGGGGGALTTGYNPERIFYGRRKIEQIRASGANTVVVPCHSCHSQIHSLKEEYHLPHLEVKYLWELVADCLVV, encoded by the coding sequence TTGCAGCGCTTCGGAACGTTTACGGTTTTCGACCTGCTGATCAAATATATCACGGAGGGCAGAATCCGGCTGGATCGTTCCCGCTTCAAGGGGGTAGCCACCTATCATGATCCCTGTAACTATACCCGCAATGCTGAAAAAAAATTCGGCCACGGCTATTATGAAGAACCGCGCTGGATAATGGATCATTGTGTCGAGGAATGGGTGGATCTGTATCCCGACAGACACGATCAGTTCTGTTGCGGCGGCGGCGGCGGCGCCTTGACCACCGGGTATAACCCGGAGCGAATCTTCTATGGCAGGAGAAAAATAGAACAGATCCGCGCTTCAGGCGCGAACACGGTTGTGGTGCCCTGTCACAGCTGCCACAGCCAGATCCATTCGCTCAAGGAAGAATACCACCTGCCGCATCTGGAAGTAAAATATCTCTGGGAGCTGGTGGCCGATTGTCTCGTTGTATAA
- a CDS encoding ABC transporter ATP-binding protein: protein MTNDDLLVVSDLNVSYGESKVLFDISLKVKPNQVVACVGRNGAGKTTLLRSIAGFIKPTSGTISVNNASLVGKMSFDVAKMGIKYIPQDKKVFSDLTVRENLELGSYATKDYNWEPVFEYFPKLKELMDRKAGYLSGGERQMLMVGRALLGNPKILLIDEPTEGLAPSIVAHMQNVFRELSKKSAIVIVEQNLPLVCAIAHKVYAIKEGRVVSEITEADKIRADVCELYL from the coding sequence ATGACTAACGACGATCTGCTGGTGGTCTCAGACCTGAATGTTTCCTACGGTGAGTCGAAGGTTCTGTTCGATATCAGTCTGAAAGTAAAGCCGAACCAAGTGGTGGCCTGCGTGGGGCGCAACGGCGCAGGGAAAACTACTCTGCTCCGGAGTATCGCCGGATTTATAAAGCCGACGTCCGGTACGATCTCGGTCAACAATGCCAGCCTGGTGGGAAAGATGTCCTTTGATGTCGCTAAAATGGGGATCAAGTATATCCCCCAGGACAAGAAAGTTTTTTCGGATTTGACGGTCCGGGAGAATCTGGAGTTGGGAAGCTACGCCACAAAGGATTACAACTGGGAGCCGGTCTTCGAATACTTTCCAAAACTGAAGGAACTCATGGATCGAAAGGCCGGATATCTGAGCGGCGGTGAGCGCCAGATGCTGATGGTGGGCCGGGCGCTGCTGGGCAATCCGAAAATTTTATTAATTGATGAACCCACCGAGGGATTGGCCCCCAGCATTGTGGCACATATGCAAAACGTTTTCAGGGAACTGAGCAAAAAATCGGCCATAGTGATCGTTGAGCAAAACCTGCCATTGGTTTGCGCAATTGCGCATAAGGTATATGCCATTAAAGAAGGGCGGGTGGTGTCAGAAATTACCGAAGCGGATAAGATTAGAGCCGATGTCTGCGAACTGTATCTTTGA
- a CDS encoding 2-phosphosulfolactate phosphatase has protein sequence MQISRDSLLPGAQAARGIAVIIDVFRAFTCAPLMFSLGIEKIILVSTPAEGFALKDKNPDFILVGEVGGAPIKGFDLGNSPTYILKQDPSFFSERTVVQRTSSGVQGALAALKVADEVLLGSYPLAKAVAQYIRTKNAKRVSIVAMGWNLEVQAPEDEHCARYIAHLLGKGDYDHNQALRDIIFHETTRKFLRGDKVYYPPSDPILCLQRDIYDFVLRAERKTEHVTVRKLKL, from the coding sequence ATGCAGATTAGTCGCGATAGCCTGCTGCCGGGAGCCCAGGCGGCCCGTGGGATAGCGGTCATTATCGACGTGTTCAGAGCTTTTACCTGCGCGCCGCTGATGTTTTCGCTGGGTATCGAAAAAATCATCCTGGTATCTACACCCGCCGAGGGGTTCGCTTTAAAAGATAAAAACCCGGACTTCATTCTGGTGGGCGAGGTCGGGGGGGCTCCCATCAAAGGGTTTGATCTGGGGAATTCACCCACCTATATTCTGAAACAGGACCCGTCATTTTTCAGTGAACGCACGGTGGTGCAGCGAACGTCTTCCGGTGTCCAGGGCGCTTTGGCCGCTTTAAAAGTGGCCGATGAGGTCCTGCTGGGGAGCTACCCCCTTGCAAAAGCAGTCGCTCAGTATATCCGCACAAAGAATGCAAAGCGTGTCAGCATTGTTGCCATGGGCTGGAACCTGGAGGTGCAGGCGCCCGAAGATGAACACTGTGCCCGTTATATCGCCCACTTGCTCGGGAAAGGGGATTACGATCACAATCAGGCCCTGCGCGACATCATTTTTCACGAGACCACCCGGAAGTTTCTCCGGGGAGACAAGGTTTATTACCCGCCTTCAGATCCGATCCTTTGCCTGCAGCGCGATATATATGACTTTGTTTTACGGGCGGAACGCAAGACAGAGCATGTAACCGTCAGGAAATTAAAACTTTGA
- a CDS encoding ATP-binding cassette domain-containing protein gives MSSGAEIIKTENVTKRFGEMIAVNRVNYRLHENEVAGIIGSNGAGKTTFFNLLTGYYPPEEGTIHYRGKNVTHLSPQKRVEMGMMRTFQLTSTFDNLKVVDNLVLSFYRSHKKPTLSHLFLTTCKRFRKEEKIVETLETFELQDTADRMVKHLSLGEKRRLEIAMAVLAEPTVLLLDEPLAGLGESEIKGVLEVLARQAGKQTILIVEHKISQVENFLKRLTVMHEGRVIADGDCQECLRSPEVRRSYWQIEDIADEIDSAVPKGGPDHD, from the coding sequence GTGAGTTCAGGGGCAGAAATCATCAAAACTGAAAACGTCACCAAGCGGTTCGGCGAAATGATCGCTGTAAACCGTGTCAATTATCGGTTGCATGAAAATGAGGTCGCCGGCATTATCGGGTCGAATGGCGCCGGGAAGACCACCTTTTTTAATCTTCTGACCGGCTATTATCCGCCGGAAGAGGGGACCATCCACTACAGAGGGAAAAACGTCACCCATTTGTCGCCGCAGAAACGGGTGGAAATGGGGATGATGCGGACATTTCAACTGACGTCGACTTTCGACAACCTGAAAGTAGTGGACAACCTGGTTTTATCCTTTTATCGGTCACATAAAAAACCAACCCTGTCGCACCTCTTTCTGACCACCTGCAAGCGCTTTCGCAAAGAAGAAAAAATCGTTGAAACACTGGAAACCTTCGAACTTCAGGATACGGCCGACCGGATGGTCAAGCATCTTAGCCTGGGCGAGAAACGACGGCTGGAAATCGCCATGGCAGTCCTGGCGGAACCCACGGTTTTGCTGTTGGATGAACCGCTGGCAGGGCTGGGCGAGTCTGAAATCAAAGGGGTTCTGGAGGTGCTTGCCCGGCAGGCAGGCAAGCAGACGATACTGATTGTGGAACACAAAATTTCCCAGGTGGAAAATTTTCTGAAAAGACTTACCGTCATGCATGAAGGCCGCGTCATTGCGGACGGCGACTGCCAGGAATGCCTGCGATCCCCGGAGGTGCGCCGAAGCTACTGGCAAATCGAGGACATCGCCGATGAAATAGATTCGGCCGTTCCAAAAGGAGGTCCCGACCATGACTAA
- a CDS encoding ABC transporter substrate-binding protein, producing the protein MKKFFALIVVFLFCFAFVSNSALAANPDKIKVGILLPLTGVFGAVAKTQEEGALLAVDVINNKGGLNMPWGKIKVEGVVADDEAKLDVGVRRYRYMVEQGVKGVGGQTWAPLSFAINAVVQKEPMPYFPVCVMAKEAFEKGKLADSTFATAFSPWTVGYMGGSASIKVLGKKRIFFLARADSWGWDIRDGVYAAAKENGAEIVGYDEVSRGTSDYTTILQKVRAAKPDVFISAQFAGDAVALLNQCYQMGLNKEMTIFNAFITNVVAKGIPPKALEGVYSMHYFYYDLSDFEDKEVAKSAKKFTELYQAKFNAPPDAYATIAYVAYMEMFRGFEAAGSFDPKKVSAALMANNGQFVSVKGPAQWRQDHSAVYKYAAFLVRGKGPDEKKGEWDLFKVMGYQGGDSVMPSLKELGY; encoded by the coding sequence ATGAAAAAGTTTTTTGCTTTGATTGTCGTTTTCTTGTTTTGCTTTGCTTTTGTTTCCAACAGCGCACTTGCTGCCAATCCTGACAAGATAAAAGTCGGCATCCTGCTCCCGCTCACCGGTGTGTTTGGGGCGGTGGCGAAAACCCAGGAAGAAGGCGCGTTGCTGGCAGTGGATGTTATCAACAACAAGGGCGGACTCAATATGCCCTGGGGCAAGATAAAGGTTGAAGGCGTAGTCGCCGACGACGAGGCCAAACTGGATGTGGGTGTACGCCGCTACCGCTACATGGTTGAACAAGGGGTTAAAGGCGTGGGCGGTCAGACCTGGGCGCCGCTCTCTTTTGCCATTAATGCCGTGGTTCAGAAAGAACCCATGCCGTACTTTCCGGTATGCGTAATGGCAAAGGAAGCCTTTGAAAAGGGAAAACTGGCTGATTCCACCTTTGCAACGGCATTCAGCCCCTGGACGGTGGGATACATGGGCGGATCAGCGTCGATCAAGGTGCTGGGCAAGAAACGTATTTTCTTTTTAGCCCGCGCCGATAGCTGGGGCTGGGACATCCGCGACGGTGTGTATGCGGCTGCCAAGGAAAACGGCGCCGAGATCGTCGGATATGACGAAGTCTCCCGGGGAACCAGCGATTATACGACCATTTTGCAGAAAGTCCGTGCGGCCAAACCGGATGTTTTCATTTCGGCCCAATTTGCCGGTGATGCCGTAGCCCTTTTAAATCAGTGCTATCAGATGGGGCTCAACAAGGAAATGACCATTTTCAACGCTTTCATCACCAATGTGGTCGCCAAAGGGATTCCGCCCAAGGCATTAGAGGGCGTCTATTCGATGCATTATTTCTATTATGACCTTAGCGATTTTGAAGACAAGGAAGTTGCCAAAAGCGCCAAAAAATTTACCGAACTGTACCAGGCGAAATTCAATGCGCCCCCGGATGCCTATGCAACCATTGCATACGTTGCCTACATGGAAATGTTCAGAGGGTTTGAAGCAGCCGGGTCGTTTGATCCCAAAAAGGTGTCTGCAGCTCTGATGGCCAACAACGGCCAGTTTGTCTCGGTTAAGGGCCCGGCTCAATGGCGCCAGGACCATTCAGCGGTTTACAAGTATGCTGCCTTTTTGGTCAGGGGTAAAGGCCCCGATGAGAAAAAAGGGGAATGGGATCTTTTTAAGGTCATGGGCTATCAGGGCGGCGATTCCGTGATGCCGTCTCTGAAAGAACTCGGTTATTAA
- a CDS encoding branched-chain amino acid ABC transporter permease, with amino-acid sequence MDTQLLISGVIFGLSIGSIFFLLAIGLSLCFGLMRIISLDQLLYYSVGAYLTYSVCAVTGNAWIGVLVGMAVAGIVSFIVERFVFLRIYERDITFTMVASFGILFAGIGVIKYIWGLAPRPVPIPIEMQTTIFGTEIPVYRLIVVAISLLVYGGIWLFLNRTITGKAIRAGIEDIDHVEGLGINVYRLFTVTFIIAGTLSGLAGGLHAPLIMVDPVMGLEVLPFVFMVVIIGGLGSIKGTLVSAFLVGQVISIGSLIYAPLAQMAPFAIMLLILLIKPTGLYGSKLLKR; translated from the coding sequence ATGGATACACAATTATTGATTTCCGGCGTCATTTTCGGGCTGAGTATCGGTAGCATCTTTTTCCTGCTGGCTATCGGTCTGTCCCTTTGTTTCGGGCTGATGCGCATCATCAGCCTGGACCAACTGCTCTATTATTCCGTCGGCGCCTACTTGACCTATAGTGTCTGTGCCGTCACCGGGAACGCGTGGATCGGCGTGTTGGTTGGAATGGCGGTTGCCGGAATCGTCAGCTTCATTGTGGAGCGATTTGTTTTTTTAAGGATTTACGAGCGTGACATTACCTTTACCATGGTTGCCTCTTTCGGGATTCTCTTTGCCGGTATCGGCGTCATCAAGTATATCTGGGGACTGGCTCCCCGGCCGGTTCCCATCCCGATAGAAATGCAGACCACCATTTTTGGTACTGAGATTCCTGTTTACCGCTTGATCGTCGTGGCCATTTCCCTGCTGGTCTATGGCGGCATCTGGCTTTTTTTGAACCGGACCATTACCGGCAAGGCCATCCGCGCCGGGATTGAGGATATCGATCATGTTGAAGGGCTCGGCATTAACGTTTACAGACTCTTCACCGTTACCTTCATTATTGCCGGAACCTTGTCCGGTCTGGCAGGGGGGCTGCATGCGCCCCTGATCATGGTGGATCCGGTCATGGGGCTCGAGGTGCTGCCGTTTGTATTTATGGTCGTCATCATCGGGGGATTGGGCAGCATCAAAGGAACCCTGGTCTCGGCTTTTCTGGTGGGGCAGGTCATATCGATCGGCTCCCTTATCTACGCGCCGCTGGCGCAGATGGCGCCGTTTGCCATCATGCTGCTGATTCTGCTGATCAAGCCCACCGGTCTATACGGCAGCAAGCTGTTGAAGCGTTAG
- a CDS encoding RNA polymerase factor sigma-32 yields the protein MNAKIKKTSKKNNKLEKSDFLVSDKNGRKSGSPASDKSLVKYDPLQRYLQEISRYKLLTREDEVELAKRVREENDLDAAYILVTSNLRLVVKIALEFQRVWMQNLLDLIQEGNIGLMQAVKKFDPYKNVKFSYYSSFWIKAYILKFIMDNWRLVKIGTTQGQRKLFFKLKKEKQSLIDQGFDPKPKLLSERLGVSEREIVDMDQRLDAWDVSLDAPLKEDSDTERIEFLSTEADSAEDKVAKKEMQVLLHTKIDEFKKNLSKRELEIFNLRIFSDNPVTLQDIGDRYGISRERVRQVEKSVIKKMRGFFKEELPDFHSYTEDGEREITE from the coding sequence ATGAATGCAAAAATAAAAAAAACAAGTAAAAAAAACAATAAGTTAGAGAAATCCGATTTTCTTGTTTCTGATAAAAATGGCCGGAAATCCGGCAGCCCGGCTTCCGACAAGTCTCTGGTCAAGTATGATCCTCTCCAGCGATATTTACAAGAAATTTCGAGATATAAACTGCTTACCCGGGAAGATGAAGTCGAACTGGCCAAAAGGGTTCGTGAGGAAAATGATCTGGATGCAGCCTATATCCTGGTCACTTCAAATTTGAGGCTGGTTGTAAAAATCGCACTGGAATTTCAGCGGGTTTGGATGCAGAATCTTTTGGATTTGATCCAGGAGGGAAATATCGGTCTGATGCAGGCGGTTAAGAAATTCGATCCCTACAAAAATGTAAAATTTTCCTACTATTCTTCTTTCTGGATCAAGGCCTATATCCTGAAATTCATCATGGATAACTGGCGTTTGGTTAAAATCGGGACTACCCAGGGGCAACGAAAGTTATTTTTCAAACTGAAAAAGGAAAAACAGAGTTTAATTGACCAGGGGTTTGATCCGAAGCCGAAGCTTCTCTCCGAGCGGTTGGGTGTTTCGGAACGGGAGATTGTGGATATGGATCAGCGTCTGGATGCCTGGGATGTATCCCTGGATGCTCCCTTAAAAGAAGATTCGGATACTGAAAGAATCGAATTTCTGAGTACGGAGGCTGATTCGGCTGAGGATAAAGTTGCCAAGAAGGAAATGCAGGTATTGCTGCATACTAAGATCGATGAATTTAAGAAGAACTTATCCAAAAGAGAGCTCGAGATATTTAATTTGCGAATTTTTTCAGATAATCCGGTAACGTTGCAGGATATTGGGGATCGCTACGGCATATCCAGAGAGCGGGTTCGCCAGGTTGAAAAGAGCGTGATCAAGAAAATGAGAGGATTTTTTAAGGAAGAGTTGCCGGATTTTCATTCATACACCGAAGACGGTGAAAGAGAAATTACCGAATGA
- a CDS encoding FAD-dependent oxidoreductase, protein MDSENKQVLVLGAGVAGLTAALEIARSHIPVRLIEKKPYLGGHAVHFTCKATTACVSCGACIIEDKLKAARSHPLIRITPNSRLAGVSGSPRLIADIENGPEYIAPEKCTRCGVCIQKCPYPGAIRPGYSSSDPPFITESCLFLKDQSCTLCQDICPSAAINLQRQGSLQKLISDAVVIATGFQAFNPKDKPYGYGRFSDVVTSLDLERMLKRQGVVKRPSDGTLPQRIAFIQCVGSRDVKLGHLWCSRVCCASGLRMAMLIKKRQPRTQISFFYIDIQTFGSNFQQYYRELPRHMDLIRAIPGDIMKTDDNRLRLLFFDNRSRQQLEDTFDLVVLSVGIIPGKDTDALSGLFLLNPAETGFFPLPDSPEDAADKGIFVAGSACGPMNIAESAAHATRAAWRTVRFLNGEKND, encoded by the coding sequence TTGGATTCTGAGAATAAGCAGGTTCTCGTTCTTGGCGCTGGTGTTGCCGGACTTACGGCGGCTTTGGAAATTGCCCGAAGCCATATTCCGGTTAGACTCATCGAAAAAAAACCTTATCTTGGGGGCCATGCCGTCCATTTTACCTGCAAGGCGACAACCGCCTGCGTGTCCTGCGGCGCCTGCATCATTGAGGATAAGCTTAAAGCTGCTCGATCGCACCCCCTGATACGCATCACCCCCAACAGCCGCCTGGCTGGGGTTTCCGGCTCTCCCCGTTTGATTGCCGATATTGAAAATGGACCTGAGTATATCGCGCCGGAAAAGTGTACCCGCTGCGGTGTGTGCATCCAAAAATGCCCCTATCCGGGCGCCATCCGCCCCGGGTATTCCAGCAGCGACCCCCCTTTTATAACAGAATCCTGTCTGTTCCTGAAAGATCAGTCTTGCACCCTATGCCAGGATATTTGTCCGTCTGCAGCGATAAATCTGCAGCGTCAGGGGTCGCTGCAAAAACTAATATCAGACGCAGTTGTAATTGCCACCGGATTTCAAGCGTTTAACCCGAAAGACAAGCCATACGGCTATGGACGCTTCAGCGATGTGGTCACCAGTCTGGATTTAGAACGTATGCTGAAGCGCCAGGGCGTTGTCAAAAGGCCCTCGGATGGCACGCTTCCCCAAAGAATCGCGTTTATCCAGTGTGTGGGCAGCCGGGATGTAAAGCTGGGGCATCTGTGGTGTTCCCGGGTATGCTGCGCCTCAGGCCTGCGCATGGCGATGCTGATAAAGAAAAGACAGCCCCGGACGCAAATCTCTTTTTTTTATATCGACATCCAGACATTCGGCAGCAATTTCCAGCAATACTATCGGGAATTGCCCCGGCACATGGATCTGATTCGCGCCATCCCCGGCGATATTATGAAAACGGATGACAACCGTCTGCGCTTACTTTTTTTTGACAATCGCTCCCGGCAGCAGTTGGAAGATACCTTTGACCTTGTGGTTTTATCCGTCGGTATCATACCCGGCAAGGACACCGATGCTCTATCCGGACTGTTTCTTCTGAACCCGGCTGAAACCGGTTTTTTCCCTTTGCCGGACTCACCGGAAGATGCGGCCGACAAAGGCATCTTTGTCGCCGGCAGCGCCTGCGGCCCCATGAATATAGCGGAAAGCGCTGCCCATGCAACCCGGGCCGCCTGGAGAACGGTTCGGTTTTTAAACGGTGAGAAGAATGATTAA